The window ATTCCGCTGGAGTGCCGCTTCCACCTCGGGGTGAACTTCTGAGGTCACCGCTTTCTCACCATCGAGCCAAATTTCGTAGTAGGCTCCGGTACGGGGGGTCAGCAGATCGGCAATGCGATCGGCATAGTCGCGGGCGTACCCATACTCCGAGCGATTCCGGTAGGGCGCAGGGGGAGCCATGACGTTGCGGTTAAGATCGCCGCAAGCTCCCAGAGTAGACCCCATGTGCTTGACGATGTCGGCAATAACGGTTTTGAGGTTCTTTTTGAGAATGCCGTGAATTTGGAAGCCTTGACGGGTCGTGGCGCGGAGGGTGTGGTTGCCGTACTCTTCGGAAAGGCGATCGAGGGCGAGGAATAGGGGGGCAGGGATGAACCCACCGGGATTCCGGGTGCGCAGCATGAACTGATAGTCTTTTTCCTGACCTTTAACCCGGTTATCGCGGTTGTCTTGCTGGTAGGAACCGTGAAACTTGAGGATCTGAATGGCATCCTCACTGAAGTGGGTCGTATCTTGCAGGAGTTCAGTGGCGACAGGCTCACGCAGACCGTTGCTGCGCTCTTTGAGACCTTCTACTTTGGACACTTTGCGGACGTCGGTTGGCTTTGCAGGAGTATGAACCATGAGGCAGTGTAAATAAGCGGATCGAAATGTTAAGAATTATCCCCGGTAATCCGGTCGGTTTTTGGGTGAATTCGCACTCCGATCATACCACCCGCACCGACGATCGCACCGGGGGAAAGGTTATCAAAAACCGATAAAATTGCGATCGCCAAACCTGAGTGTCTTCCGGAGTTACAGCTCTGTCTCTGGAAATCGTCCCCGTTGCTTGCGGGCTTCCATGGCTTTTTCCAGCAGTTCCAGCAACCCCGGCGCTTCTTCTTGGAGGGTCAGTAGGAGGCGTTCGCCCATTTCCAGATCGCCAGGATCAGCCCCGGTTTCCATCACGGACAGCAGGCGCGGCATCGCTACCTCATCCACGATTTGGATCAGCCCATGCAGGCAGCGATTAAACTGCTTTTCGGTGAGGGTAGAATCTTCCAAGGGAAATTCAATAATCGCCCGAATTTCACCATCCGCCGGATCATATTCCCATTGGAGCATTTTCGTTTCCCAGGAGATACTGAGCATCGTTTGCAAAATGGCGGCCTTGTGGGGATGGTCTTGGATGCCATCCAAAACTCGCGGGGCAAACAGCTTAAAAAAGCGCCCGTCTTCATCGAGCTGGATCACAATCAAAAAATCCTCCAGATTCTCGGAGTAAACCCCCGTGAGAATCCGCCCCTCATCCTCATCTACGTCGTAGTTCCACCCTGAACGATCCAGGTATTTTGCAATTTGTTGTAACGTTGCGACCATGCGTTCTCTTCCTGTCGGCACTTAGCTCACCAAACCAGCTTTGCATAGGACGGTTCCTCTGTGTCAATGGGTAACATCCGCATCTGCTGGTTCATGGGTAAGATTCGGGGTTTGCCCAGTAGCGTGGATTGTTCAATGCGGCGTCTACTTGCCTAAATAGAAATTCTGCGCTGCTAGAATTGTCCAAGCGGACATCTGCCTTGCTCAGCTTTCTCTCAATGGAGAGCTGGCTACGGATGCGCGCCTGAGCCTGCTCCTTGGGAAGATGATCGCGCATCATGATGCGTTCAAGCTGTTGCTGAGGACTGCAATACACAACCCAGACTTCATTGACGAGATCAGTCATCCGCGCCTCAAACAGGAGCGGAATCACCAACATGATCACAGGAGTATGGTCAGGATCTAGGCGTTCAATTTCCTGCTGGAGGCGATCGCGCACGATGGGATGAATCCGCGTTTCTAGCCAGTGCAGTTCGGCGGGCGTACTAAACACAATTTCACCCAGTCGCCGCCGATCCACCTGTCCATCCCGTTGCAGAATGCCCGATCCGTAGCGATCGATGATATCCTCCAGCACGGGCGATCCGGGTTGAACCGCTTCACGGGCGTACACATCGGCATCTAGAACCGGAATGTGGCGCATCGTTTCGACATAGTGGGATACCGTGCTTTTGCCCATGCCAATCCCCCCAGTGAGGCCAATAATACGTTGGGGGGCAGGGGACGATGAAAGAGTTTGCTCCATAGCTGTTATGACACCTGATGGGTTCTCGATGCAGTTGCACTAGGCAGATGCCCACTGAATCAGGGCTTGAGTCAGTCCCTCCAGGGTATATTCTGCCGCTTCCAGGGTGACTCGTCCGAGATGATTGCGACAGGCCATGGAGGTTTGGGGGCCAATGGACGCCAGACAGATCTGATCCCAGTTGGGAATGGCGATCGCGCGATCGCCCCACTGAGCCAGAAGCCCCGCCACGCATTGAACCGTTTTAGAACTGGCAAAGGTAATCGCATCAACCTGGCCGCTGCGGAGAGCCTGCTGTACTGCTGAGTCCATCGTTTTCACACACCCAGACTCGTAGGCCGGAACTTCGGTGACCTGAACGCCCAGATCGGTTAGCTCTCGAACCAGCACATCCCGTCCTCCCGACTCCACCCGTGGAAACAGAACCTTGGTTCCGGCGAGGGTGTCTCGTCCAGGGAAATGCTCAACGAGGGAATCCGCCACAAAATTGGGGGGCATAAAATCGGGGGTGATGCCCCGTTGCTGCAGAACCTGAGCCGTCTTTTTGCCCACCACCGCAATCTTGACGGACTGCAATGCAGCGTCGGCCAATCCGGCAGCCTCTACCCGCTCAAAAAAATAGTCAACCCCATTGCTAGAGGTCAAGATCAGCCAATCAAAGGTCTCTAACTGGGCGATCGCCCCATCTAAAGCCTCCCAACTGGAGGGCGGCGTAATGGCGATCGCGGGCATTTCCAGCACCATGGCACCATGGGATTGCAGTAGGGTGGTGAACTGGCTGGACTGTCCCGCCGATCGGGTCACCACAATTGTTTTTCCCTGTAAAGCCTGATTACTCACCGTTACTCTATTCCAAATATTCCAAAGGTTGCAAAAAGGGACGCAGCTTCACCACATCGCCCACCACAATCACAGCGGGAGACAGGGAGAGGCGATGGGTTTGCTGCACGATGGTTTCTAAGGTGCCTACCCAAAGTTGCTGCTGGGGATGCCCAGCCCAGCGAATAATGGCGATCGCCGTCCTGGGCGATCGCCCTCGATCCAGCAGAATGTCCACAATCTCTGGAACCTGCCGAGCCCCCATTAGAATGACCAGCGTATCCAACTGGGCTAGCGCCTCCCAATTCAAGGCATCCAGGTCATGGGCCGTCACCACAGCAAAACTGCGCCCCATCACCGGATCGGTTAGGGGAATCCCCACCAGGGTAGGGGCGGCCAGTGCCGAAGACAGTCCCGGCACCACTTCAAAATCACAGCCCGACGCTTTCAAGGCCTGAATCTCGCTAGCCGCCCGCCCAAAGATAAAGGGATCACCGCTTTTCAGCCGGACAACTAACCGTCCCTGCCGACAGTGCTCAACCAAAAGAGCATTGATGTCAGATTGGGGGGTACTGGGTAGCCCGCCTCGCTTGCCGACCTGAATAATCTCGCAATGGGACGGCACCCACTGCAAGAGCCGTTCATCGACCAAGGCGTCGTACACCAAAACATCGGCTCGCGTCAGACAGTTCTGGGCACGAAGCGTGAGATGGTCAATGGCTCCTGGGCCAGCCCCCACCAAAAATACTTTGCCGCTCCTGCCGCTATCCATTGCTCATCACTGCTGCTAATCCCTGTCGGCCTATCGTTTGCTACCGCTCCTAGGGTTTAGTCTACAGGGCTATCTCCCTAAGGATATTGCAATGTTTCGCAATAGATTTACAGCAATCCTCAGCATCATTTAGTCATCAGAGATTCTTTTAATCCAGTTTTTTGTAGCAAAACATACTGTTCAAAAGCTTTTCTGGCGGGCGATCGCCTGAAAATTTCCACCGCTCAAATATTATCTTTCTTATTAAGAACCGTTATGATATTTAATGAAAGTACACTCAGTTTTACACTTTGCTCAGGAGTAACGTTGCGTCATGGCTATGATTCAGAAGTCCGTTGGATTTTTAACGGCGGTTCTCAGACCCAACCTCGCTGCCAACTATCCCTCCCAACTTGCATGGCTAGTGCTGCGCGTCGTCGCGGGAACTGTGATGATCCACAACGGCTTAGATAAATTGTCGAACATTGAAAGCTTTGCCCAGGCATACGTAGAAGTGATCGGTCTACCGTTTCCGATCTTTTTTAGCTACGTTGCCGCCTACACCGAATTGATTGGTGCGCCGCTTCTGATCCTTGGATTTCTGACACGACCTGCCGCCGCAGGACTTTTTGGAACCATGCTTGTGGCGATGTACCACCACGTCCTGGTGGCAGGGTTTAGCATTCCCTATTTAGAACTATCGGCTCTCTATGCCGCTTGCTTCTTGTTCTATCTTGTCAATGGCGCGGGTCTATTTTCACTTGACGCTCTGCTGGCAGGACAGCTTGGCTTGAACTTACAAACTCAGCAAGACCAGCAGATCAATGCGTTGGAGAAAGCGTACAGCAATCCCGAAGTGACCTCACAGCAATAGGTCTGCATCGTCGCCTTGATGCTGTGCAGGCAAACGATAGCTTTGAATGTCGATCGCCGCAACGGGTTCGCCGTCAAGAAAAATCTTGATGTGGCGCGCTAACTTGAGCAGGGCGACAGGCTGACTTAAAATTGCACTCGCCTGGGTAAGGGCATTCGCATCCTCTTCGGTGTAGCAGTGAATGCGAAGCACTCTCCATCGACGGAATAGCTTGCAATTACTCAGGCATTGGATTTTGT of the Synechococcales cyanobacterium T60_A2020_003 genome contains:
- a CDS encoding dephospho-CoA kinase, with the translated sequence MEQTLSSSPAPQRIIGLTGGIGMGKSTVSHYVETMRHIPVLDADVYAREAVQPGSPVLEDIIDRYGSGILQRDGQVDRRRLGEIVFSTPAELHWLETRIHPIVRDRLQQEIERLDPDHTPVIMLVIPLLFEARMTDLVNEVWVVYCSPQQQLERIMMRDHLPKEQAQARIRSQLSIERKLSKADVRLDNSSSAEFLFRQVDAALNNPRYWANPESYP
- a CDS encoding DoxX family protein; amino-acid sequence: MIQKSVGFLTAVLRPNLAANYPSQLAWLVLRVVAGTVMIHNGLDKLSNIESFAQAYVEVIGLPFPIFFSYVAAYTELIGAPLLILGFLTRPAAAGLFGTMLVAMYHHVLVAGFSIPYLELSALYAACFLFYLVNGAGLFSLDALLAGQLGLNLQTQQDQQINALEKAYSNPEVTSQQ